A part of Sulfurimonas sp. HSL-1716 genomic DNA contains:
- a CDS encoding L,D-transpeptidase family protein, whose protein sequence is MIKIFLIFILLQFNILHARQILLVVSENFNSTKAKLYTFEDSKSVFRGIDVNIGRNGLAWDGDDKYFHHDKKEPLKREGDGKSPAGVFLLKSSFGYEDNDFLLPYIKSTTEKICVDDADSDFYNRIIDMPKEQPKSFENMKRDDIQYKIGVVVDYNPNKVKNRGSCIFLHVQKEKDHPTAGCTSMRYEDLRKILKWLDPNKKPLLIQIPKNYIKEIPKELLSTDAISFKKL, encoded by the coding sequence ATGATAAAAATATTCTTAATTTTTATACTGCTGCAATTTAACATCTTACATGCAAGGCAGATACTCCTTGTAGTAAGTGAAAACTTCAACTCGACAAAAGCAAAATTGTACACTTTTGAGGATTCAAAGAGCGTTTTTAGGGGTATCGACGTCAACATTGGAAGAAACGGTCTTGCCTGGGACGGCGACGACAAATATTTCCATCACGACAAAAAAGAACCTTTAAAACGGGAAGGCGACGGAAAGTCGCCTGCGGGCGTGTTTCTGCTAAAAAGCAGTTTCGGATATGAAGATAACGATTTTTTACTGCCCTATATAAAAAGCACGACCGAAAAGATATGCGTCGATGATGCAGATTCCGATTTTTATAACCGGATTATTGATATGCCAAAAGAGCAGCCGAAAAGTTTTGAAAATATGAAAAGGGACGACATACAGTACAAAATAGGCGTCGTCGTGGATTATAATCCAAATAAAGTAAAAAACAGGGGATCATGCATCTTCTTGCATGTGCAAAAAGAAAAAGACCACCCGACGGCCGGATGCACATCGATGAGATACGAAGACCTGAGAAAAATTCTAAAATGGCTTGATCCAAATAAGAAACCTCTTCTTATACAGATACCAAAGAATTACATCAAAGAGATTCCCAAAGAGT
- a CDS encoding acyl-CoA acyltransferase produces the protein MKKIEIRKALSGDSKFLALSMLKSSRAGKRTGIFDLIFDIDNKELLLNKLEQLITSEIKTYCHYSNFLIASIDGEDVGTLCNYEPRIATEELLSKALEKLGVSEENEEHSSMISLCAFQSDKRTWMLDFLVEKDGYSDLVIIKELVKKSLLTASLKGYRIVHTVVEIGSADIMLVYKKLGFKVINEKKCEVFKEKFGRSGVALLEFHL, from the coding sequence ATGAAAAAAATTGAGATTAGAAAAGCCCTCAGCGGCGATTCAAAATTTTTAGCTTTATCAATGTTGAAAAGTTCAAGAGCCGGTAAAAGGACGGGTATATTCGATCTTATCTTTGATATAGATAATAAAGAATTATTATTGAACAAATTAGAGCAGCTTATTACTTCGGAGATAAAAACATATTGTCATTACTCAAACTTTCTTATCGCTTCCATCGACGGTGAAGATGTCGGAACTTTATGTAATTATGAGCCGAGGATAGCGACGGAGGAACTGCTTTCAAAAGCTCTTGAAAAACTGGGAGTAAGCGAAGAAAACGAAGAACACTCTTCGATGATATCTCTTTGTGCTTTTCAAAGCGATAAAAGAACCTGGATGCTCGATTTTCTCGTAGAAAAAGACGGTTACAGCGACTTGGTCATTATAAAAGAGCTTGTCAAAAAAAGCCTGCTGACTGCCAGTTTAAAGGGATACCGCATAGTTCATACGGTTGTCGAGATAGGCTCTGCGGATATAATGCTCGTGTACAAAAAACTCGGATTTAAAGTGATAAATGAAAAAAAATGCGAAGTTTTCAAAGAGAAATTTGGGCGTAGCGGGGTTGCTCTTTTAGAATTCCACCTATAA
- a CDS encoding Na+/H+ antiporter NhaC family protein translates to MGLFILNGFSLADTFGATAGLFFKLVSQAWIVKTLGFALLVGSVVLLIENSGGIGGFIHYVQKKHSIITSARASLLLAYFIGILIFVESSITSLIAGTVSRPLTDSYGVSRAKLAFVCDSTSAPVCSLLAINGWGALLLGLISTQILDGVLVADDIDILLRSIAYNFYAMAALVVTFLVVWFNIEIGPMKNAVVINDSSKNYGSGKIGHMVYPILLMILLVFLFLYITGSGNILKGSGSSSIFYTMIFTVVLSILYYKIDGVMSIKQGVFLSLRGIRKMIPIATILLFAFGIGEVTNELKTGLFLASFTSNILSPHYLAFIIFLLASVMSFSTGTSWGTFSIMTPIAIPMAVAMNAEVPLVMGAVISGGVFGDHCSPISDTTIISAMASECDVVEHVKTQLPYAVISGLAASVMFILFSYI, encoded by the coding sequence TTGGGATTGTTCATATTGAACGGTTTCTCTTTGGCAGATACGTTTGGAGCGACAGCCGGACTTTTTTTTAAGCTTGTGTCGCAGGCTTGGATAGTAAAGACTCTCGGATTTGCGCTGCTTGTAGGTTCCGTCGTTCTCCTGATAGAAAACTCCGGAGGCATAGGCGGGTTTATCCACTATGTGCAAAAAAAGCACTCTATCATCACATCGGCCAGGGCCTCTTTACTTTTAGCATACTTTATCGGGATATTGATATTTGTCGAATCTTCCATTACGTCGCTTATAGCAGGCACTGTCAGCCGCCCTTTAACCGACAGTTACGGAGTGTCGCGCGCAAAACTTGCTTTTGTTTGCGATTCGACCTCTGCTCCCGTGTGCTCACTGCTGGCAATAAACGGATGGGGAGCGCTGCTTCTGGGACTTATCTCCACACAGATACTAGACGGCGTCCTTGTTGCAGACGATATAGATATTCTTCTAAGATCCATCGCATACAACTTTTATGCAATGGCTGCACTAGTCGTTACTTTTTTGGTCGTCTGGTTTAATATAGAGATAGGGCCGATGAAAAACGCTGTCGTTATAAACGACAGTTCAAAAAATTACGGATCCGGCAAGATAGGACATATGGTGTATCCTATCTTACTGATGATCTTGCTTGTTTTTCTTTTTTTATATATAACGGGAAGCGGGAACATACTAAAAGGAAGCGGCTCTTCTTCCATCTTTTATACTATGATTTTTACGGTCGTGTTATCGATTCTGTATTATAAAATTGACGGTGTCATGAGTATAAAACAGGGTGTTTTTCTTTCCTTGAGAGGGATAAGAAAGATGATACCAATCGCAACAATACTGCTTTTTGCATTCGGTATAGGAGAGGTGACCAATGAACTCAAAACGGGTTTGTTCCTGGCATCCTTTACATCAAATATTTTATCTCCCCACTATTTGGCTTTCATTATATTTTTGCTTGCTTCGGTTATGTCCTTTTCAACCGGAACCAGTTGGGGGACCTTTAGTATCATGACACCCATAGCAATACCGATGGCAGTAGCTATGAATGCAGAAGTTCCCCTTGTTATGGGGGCTGTGATCTCAGGTGGGGTATTTGGAGACCATTGTTCGCCCATTTCGGATACGACCATTATCTCGGCGATGGCGAGTGAATGCGATGTTGTAGAGCATGTAAAAACCCAGCTTCCCTATGCAGTAATATCCGGTTTGGCGGCATCCGTGATGTTCATCCTCTTTTCTTACATATGA
- a CDS encoding NADP-dependent isocitrate dehydrogenase, translated as MAQSNPTIIWSVIDEAPALATYSLLPIVQAFSKEAGVNVEPRDISLSGRVISTFPEYLTEDQRIADELAYLGKVALEPEGNIIKLPNISASIPQLKECIAELQEKGYNLPNFPENPQTEEEKAIAAKYATCLGSAVNPVLREGNSDRRAADAVKKFAQKNPHKLRAFENPSKAYVQHMDGDGDFYGNEQSVIVSGDQKVTINLNGKCLKEIDALDKEVLDGTFMSAKKLQAFYQKTLDDAKANGVLWSLHLKATMMKISDPIMFGHAIKVFFKDVFAKYADEFARLGVNANLGLGDLYKKIANSPMKAEIEAAIMATYGTQPPIAMVDSDNGITNLHASNDIIIDASMPVVVRDGGKMWNWDGKVQECVAVIPDSSYARFHQGMVDDCVKNGQYDVTTMGNVANVGLMAQKAEEYGSHPTTFEMPEDGVVEVKDAAGNVLMSHNVEKGDIWRMSRAKDIPIKDWIRLAFERGRLTGSPVVFWLDENRAHDANLIKKINDYKDEFDQSGFEWMIMNVQDATAYTNARVRKGENTISATGNVLRDHLTDMYPILELGTSAKMLSIVPLLAGGGLFETGAGGSAPKHVDQFLAEGHLRWDSLGEFLALAESFRYIEQKHPDAKLAALTAALDKANAGYLDNNKAPSRKAGEPDNKASHFYVAQYWAKALAEGDNAELAAKFAPVAKALEENEAKIMEELLSVEGKPADIGGYYKPVDAKAAAAMRPSATLNAIIDSI; from the coding sequence ATGGCACAGTCAAATCCAACTATTATCTGGTCTGTGATAGATGAAGCACCTGCTTTAGCTACATATTCGTTGTTACCAATCGTTCAAGCTTTTTCTAAAGAAGCCGGAGTAAACGTCGAGCCTAGAGACATCTCTCTTTCCGGAAGAGTTATCTCTACATTTCCTGAGTATTTAACTGAAGATCAAAGAATAGCTGATGAGTTGGCATATTTGGGTAAAGTTGCACTAGAGCCGGAAGGAAACATCATTAAACTTCCAAATATCTCTGCTTCTATCCCTCAATTAAAAGAGTGTATCGCTGAGCTTCAAGAAAAAGGGTATAACCTTCCGAATTTCCCTGAAAACCCGCAGACTGAAGAGGAAAAAGCCATTGCTGCAAAATATGCAACATGTCTTGGTTCTGCCGTTAACCCGGTACTTCGTGAAGGTAACTCCGACCGTCGTGCTGCTGATGCGGTTAAAAAATTCGCTCAGAAAAACCCTCACAAACTTCGTGCGTTTGAAAACCCTTCAAAAGCGTATGTTCAACACATGGACGGAGACGGTGACTTCTACGGAAACGAGCAGTCTGTTATCGTTTCAGGTGACCAAAAAGTTACTATCAACCTTAACGGTAAATGCCTAAAAGAGATCGACGCTCTTGACAAAGAAGTTCTTGACGGTACTTTCATGTCAGCGAAAAAACTTCAAGCGTTCTACCAAAAAACTCTTGACGATGCAAAAGCAAACGGAGTTCTTTGGTCACTGCACCTTAAAGCGACAATGATGAAGATCTCTGATCCTATCATGTTCGGTCACGCTATTAAAGTGTTCTTCAAAGACGTTTTCGCAAAATACGCTGATGAGTTCGCTCGTCTTGGTGTAAACGCCAACCTTGGACTTGGTGATCTTTACAAAAAGATCGCTAACTCTCCGATGAAAGCAGAGATCGAAGCAGCTATCATGGCTACTTACGGTACTCAACCTCCGATCGCTATGGTTGATTCTGACAACGGTATCACTAACCTTCACGCGTCAAACGACATCATCATCGATGCTTCTATGCCGGTTGTTGTACGTGACGGCGGTAAAATGTGGAACTGGGACGGAAAAGTTCAAGAGTGTGTTGCGGTAATCCCAGACAGCTCTTATGCACGTTTCCACCAAGGTATGGTAGATGATTGTGTTAAAAACGGTCAATACGATGTTACTACAATGGGTAACGTTGCAAACGTCGGTCTAATGGCACAAAAAGCTGAAGAGTACGGTTCTCACCCGACAACTTTCGAAATGCCGGAAGACGGTGTTGTAGAAGTTAAAGATGCTGCAGGTAACGTTCTTATGAGTCACAACGTAGAAAAAGGTGACATCTGGAGAATGAGCCGTGCGAAAGATATTCCGATCAAAGATTGGATAAGACTTGCGTTCGAGCGCGGACGTCTTACTGGAAGCCCGGTTGTATTCTGGTTGGATGAAAACCGTGCACACGATGCAAATCTTATCAAAAAGATCAACGACTATAAAGACGAATTCGATCAAAGCGGTTTCGAGTGGATGATCATGAATGTTCAAGATGCTACAGCTTATACAAATGCTCGTGTACGTAAAGGTGAGAACACTATTTCTGCTACCGGTAACGTTCTTCGTGACCACTTAACAGATATGTACCCGATCTTAGAGCTTGGAACATCTGCAAAAATGCTTTCGATCGTTCCGCTTCTTGCCGGTGGTGGTCTATTTGAAACAGGTGCGGGCGGATCTGCTCCTAAGCACGTTGACCAATTCCTTGCAGAGGGTCACCTACGTTGGGATTCACTTGGTGAGTTCTTGGCACTTGCCGAGTCATTCAGATATATCGAGCAAAAACATCCGGATGCTAAACTAGCTGCACTTACTGCTGCACTGGATAAAGCAAATGCCGGATACCTAGATAACAACAAAGCTCCAAGCAGAAAAGCTGGTGAGCCGGATAACAAAGCTAGCCACTTCTATGTTGCACAGTACTGGGCAAAAGCTCTTGCTGAAGGTGACAACGCTGAACTAGCTGCTAAATTC